The genomic DNA GTCGATTCTTGGCAAGGGGAAGGAGTCTTTCTTTGTTACTGCATTCAGTTTTCGGTAGTCTATGCATAGCCGGTCATCccctgttttcttcttcacaagTACGATTGGGGCGGCCCATGGAGAGAGTGACGGTCGTATGATACCGTTTTCCAGCAATTCCTCGATGATCTTTTTTGAGACTTCTTTTTGTCGGGGTGACGCTCGGTATGGCCTTTGGCGGATGGGCCCTTGTCCTTGAGTGTCGATTACGTGTTTTACTAGCCCTGTATTACCTAGATCGCTAGTTTTGAATGCGAAGATGTGCTGGTTCGCCAAGAGCAGGTTGCGCAGACTGTTCTTGACGTCTTCGGCGACATCTGGTAGGGCGGCTTCTAGTACAGCAGGCTGGAAGGTAGGGGCTTCGGTGGAACAAGAGGCTATGTAGGTACGTGGTTTAACAGTCACGTGCCCTAAGGTGGTGTAGCGAGGTAGGTTGATGGTGCGGTTGGTCTCGTTAACCATTACGATACGAAACAATCCATTTTTCAGCGGTGTCGAGACGAAAGGATCCAATCGGAGTCCAGGGGGTAAGCGGGAGTCTTTAACGAAgaaacaggcattgtcgagAGATAGCTTGAAGTCACTATTCTCGCTCTCCACCACGCATGCGGATGATGGAGGTACTCTAATTCGATGAGCCGCCATCATGGTCGGTTTGTCCTCGTTCTGGAGTTGATCAGACTCCTTCGCACGATAGACGCGCTTCTCACGACCATCAATCATGAACTCATGTTTATAAAGAGCGTCTAAACCTAGAACGCAATCTTCCATGATTCCCTGAACGATGATGAACTCTTGCCGGAAGGGTTCACGGGGCTTCTCGTCCTCGACGAGAAGGTTTAATACTACTGTTCCCTGGCTTGTCAGGGGCCTGTTGTTTATGTCAAAGAGGTCGACGGCTACCTCCTTTGAATGTTCCAGATTAATTCCTTGCTTCAGGAGTTTGTTGAAAAGTGTGTTGCTGACGAGACTCTTCCCTGCTCCGCTATCCACTAATGCTCGGAATGAGCAGCCTCCTACGTTTAGATTAAGTCTTGGGGCGGTTGGGGTGTCGGATACAGATTTGACGAATTGTTGGGGCTTAGGGTATCCACCGAGGGGCCCAACAAGCTGGTCGGTGGCGTTTAGTTTCCCGATTGCGGCCGCAGAGCGCCTGGTTGAGCCGAGGGCGATTCTGCTTTGTGTGATGGTGGTGGGGGTGGAGGGTTCTTGATCAGGGGGCAAAAGTTATGGCGATGCCCGATCTCATTGCAGCGGCTGCACTTATCGTTGCGTTGTAGATATTTGGCAAAGCAATTTTCGGTCGTATGACCTCCATATGTGTTGTGGAATTCACACAACACTGCTGCTCTTCTGAGGGCCTCCGGTTGCGATGCGATGGGGTCTCGGGGTTTGGCGGGTTGCTGTTGTTTGGTCAGTTGGCGCTGCAGATCGGCCAACCGGTGTTGCAACTCTAGGTTTTGGTCGGAGGcgttcttttctattttggaGTTTAGTTTTTCCAAGGCCTCAATTACGCCTGCTAGTTCAGCATTTCGGCTGCTGGGGATGTTTGGTGACGTATATGCAGCCTGGGTGCGTATCCTCGCCTGGCTTTCTTCGATGGCCATCGCTGCCAGCTCGGCTTTGTCGATAAGTGACTCGAAGGAGTTCCACTCCTTGTGTTTCAACCTAGGTTGGAGTTCATATTGTAGACCTTCGATGAACCGGTCCATCATCATTTGCTCTCTGGATGCTGCAGTGGCGGCATCTAGGGCACCTTCCATAGGATAAGCCTTGTAGAATGCCTTCCGTATGCGGTTAGCGTAACGTCGCATATTCTCTTCGGGTTCTCTTCTCATGTTGTGAAACTCCACGCTCCTCTGTGATCTCGTCTCGGTCGAGTGGAAGAGCTTGAGGAGCCTCTCTTTAACTGCTGCGTAGTCCTGGGAACGGATTGGGTTGTCTAGTTTAAGGTTATCGAATTCTTCGGCGGCTTCTCCGTATAGTTTGGACCGCATCAGGCGGAGTTTCCTCGCCTCTTCGAAGTTACCTAAGTCTAGGGTAGCCTCAAGGTGAGCCACCCAATCATCGAAACGACCGGACCTTTGCCTATCGCAAAAGATGGCCACCGAGCTGAACGCTTGCATGGCCTGCTCTTGTTGGGCTAACCTGATTTTGTCTTCAATGGTTATGCCGGAAGTGATTGATGGCTGGGGTTGGCTTTGGTTTGACGTGTATGTTGGAGGTTCTTGAGCAAGTTTCCAAAGCGGGTGGTGTTGCCCGTCCGTCGCTGGTTGGGTTTTCAGGGGAGTTGATGTTACGATGCCTTGGGTAGTGTACGCTCGTGAGGGTAGTTCTGATGTCATTTGCGGTGCCGTGATTTGAGTTTGGGAAGCACTGTGTTCCGTCCGTGGTGTCTGTAGAGTGGTACCAGACGGTTTCAGATACTCATTCGTTGTTGGGTGTCCGGGTGCAGTGTATTTACCCTGGGTCAATCTGGTGCGAGATAAGGCGGTGTTGACTGCTGCATGGATTTCGACACCTGCCTCTAGGAGTCGGGTCAATTCCTTCTCACATGTGTCCACCAAATCTCCCTGAAATTCTGTCGACTGGGGGTCCATTGTAGGGGTGTATGTGGGTAATATCGGTGTGAACGATACTTTCCGGTTGGAAGGCACCTTTGCTGCTACTGGGTCAGACAGGGTGTTAACGGGAGTGGGGTGCATGGCGTGATGTTGTGGCATTGTGGGGGAGAGGACAGGGGTGCTCGTAGACGGGGGAGGTacgattttttcttcaacgaTACTGGGGGGGTTTGGTTTGGTTCTGTGGATTGCTTGTCCACCTGACAATGGCTCGAGGTGGTGGTGTAACGTTCCTGGAGGGTCGGTTCTTGATGAGTTGCCTTCCGAAATATCGACCAATTTGCCTACGGCTACGTTGGGAGGCTGTAGTGGGCTTGCTCCGATGGGTGGCGGAGGGGTGTCGCTTGCGGAGTCCGTGGAGAGGCTGTTGCTGTCGTAAGACCCCGGTCGGATGGGGCTGTAGGCCGTCCGCAGGTCTAGGAACTCAAACACTTGGGCGGGTGTGGACAGATAAGGGTGGAGTTCGAGTAGGGCTATCAATGCAGCTTTTGTCTGCCCGGAGTCCAGTCGTCTTCGGTGGTTGGCTTCCAGATGATGTTGAAGTTCAAAGATGATTTCGGCTTCGGGTATGTCTTCTATCGGGGTGTTCCAATACTGGCTGTGAAACGAAGCCCTCGGGGTGTCACTTGGCAATAGAGAAGGGTCCTCCTCTTGTAGGAGGGTGATTGCCTGTCTTAGCAGCTCTCTTCGTTCTTCTTCGGTATCCGATGCGTCCTTTAGTAGAGGTCGGGCGATGTCCAAAAGTCTGTTCTTTCTTAAAATGCTTTGAGTTTCTTCTCCGGCACAGTCTTCGGGGATGCTGAATTGTTGGGGGGGCGCGGACGGTTGTGGATGTGGGGTCTTAGGTCGGGCTCCCAGGCGCTCCCACTCCGCGTCGTTGGCGTGCTCCTGTAATTCTTGCGGAGTGAAGTGGCCTGCGTCGAATCGTGTGTCTTTGCAACTTGCGACGAACTTCTGTAATTGGTCTTCGATGTATTGTTGGTCAGCGGTGGGCTGACCCTGTCCTGCTCCCTTCTTAAAGGAAGGGAGGGTCTGGCGGAAGGATTTTCCCCAGCGTTTGAAGAGCGGAATCCTTTTTTCGGAATTTGGCCCTCCTTTTGACATATCTTCAGGTGTTTGTGGGAGGTAGTACGAGCTGCTTGAGGGTCTTGCTTCTCTACGGGGGTCGACGTGAATCCTTTTCCCTTGCGATTGAAGTCAGCGTGAGTTAACGTGACATTCGGAAGTAGGCGTGAATTTCGGAAATCGGCGTGAGTTGacgtgagtttttttttcgggagtcGGCGTGAGTTGGCGTGAATTTCGGGACTCGGCGTGAGTTGACGTGAGTTTCGGGAGTCGGCGTGAGTTTCGGGACTCGGCGTGAGTCGGTGTGGATTTCGGGAGTCGGCGTGAGTTGACGTGAATTTCGGGAGTCGGCGTGAGTTGATGTGAGTTTCGAGAGTCGGCGTGAGTTGACGTGAGTTGACGTGAGTTTCGGGAGTCGGCGTGAGTTTCGGGAGTTGTCCGTAGCTTTACGGTTTTACACTACGCGTCGCAGGTGCGTGTTGTTTAATTCCGGCAGCAGGGGGGAGGGATGGCTATTACAATTTGACGACCTGTTCGTTCATTCACGCATAGCGTCTGGTACCCACAGCACGTTTCATTATTTAATTCGCGTGCAATGTGTATCGTTCACGACACGCTCCAGAAGGACAGCTCGTTGGTAGCGGGCACGTCGGTTCTCGAGCGGCGAGGTCACGGTTCGACTCCGCTGCCACCAGATGCAATAATCAAGACCCCGGTCACGTCTGACGCGACTGGGGGATTAAAGCACACAACACAAATAACACTCAATACTGACGACGGTCAGGTTAGTACTTAAATTCTAATATTCTGGTCATTTGGATGGGTGGTGCACAGTTATAGTGGTTAGGATCCGgcagccagtcacgtcggctgccCGGATATGAAAAGAACACGAAAGAAAGCTAGGAAGGGCAGGGGTAGTGAGGTACTTACATGGAAACCATGGTTCCGAAGGGCTAAAGGTGCGGTGGCGCAGTGTCGAGGTATGAGGGCGGCGTCGGTATGGATCGTCGGCTCGACGGAACGTTGGTaaggaagaaatagaaaacacgTCGGTAATAGCGCTGCGTCACAGTTTATTGCACTTTGACAATACGGGGTTACACAATACTCGGaacaaggcaaaagaaaactgaggAACTATTTCTATGACTACTGCACTTGGGCAACTAAGTGAAGACTGACTCTTGAGCATAACTCCGGCGTGGGTTTTATACCGTGCGGTGGCTTGATGACGCCAACTCTCCGTGGGAACGCTAAGTTGCGTGGGGTCGTCGAACAGAACCAGCGTGTTACGCGAGAAGCGAGGTCAGCTGATTTATGCCCTGTCGATGACCCCCCATTATGCGTCAAAAGGGTGATTTAAGACGAAACAAGAGACAAAAATAGTCAGTGGGGGAAGGTAGAGGGGGTAGCAGCAACAAAGGGCTATAACTCAGATCATCTAATTATTTATTGAACTTAACGTTTGAACTTAACGTTTGTCGGGGTTCTTACATTATTGAGCTTAAAGTTTATTGAGAGTCctgagaaataggaccctcaatagggagaaataggacccttcaaaaaatgtttgaagattgggtcctatttctccaggtcctatttctccaggtcctatttgtaggtcctaaatctccgggtcctatttctccaggtcttatttctccggctaccgaaaattcatcaacaggtggaatggaccattcaaaatcatcagaaatttctcaaatctcacttatgagattcaacacgcgagcaatgaaaaactaaaatcagtggtacacgtcaaccgcctaaagcTCTACGTCCCGGCaaaccaagaaacagaaaaattatctagtgttccacaacaaccaggaagtgaaacagtgcgacgaggaccaggcagaccaagaaacaacttcatcaacaacaaaagaatacctgTCCGTAGAGCGTGTTGGCATCCGCATCATCATGTTgcagaaacggaaaattgtaaaatcatCGCACCAAATCTCCCCAGTCCTATACCAATTAATCCTGcacacactagaatgacgaatccacgatacaacttacggcaacgcaacgaagtctcgagattctaaaacgtccaaattttcttttcgcagatggaactgatactatcactcatccaattactcaccatcattccatccacatatcccatctattcaaccgtatgcgactgccagaacgtaaagaccagaggaattttagatatagaggcaccctattactgcaataacaaagaatcagatacagctcacttacccagaatacccacgttgtacactttaaaaacaacacaaaaaccagcagcctcttggaaaggctggacctgcaagcaatagataaaaacgaagaaaataactgggtcattctggatcggatctttcgacaccatatattcacaagaaactaaactaattaccccactggaatgctggagaatggtgaacgacaagaagtgtggcgataataacatgcagaccggaccagcgggtctgagtttcacagccaccccgacaggcgaagggcaatggtatgccataaaaacatatcacaccctcaactgtgttgcagaacaaatcaccttacggcaggaaaaacaagacgacccaattgaaagcccatttggaccattaaatactacgcagcaggaaggacacttcatccaaaatcaaaacacaatagtatggggagataggacaacaaataattcatattctcaaaccttgatcaaaggaagcggttatctggaacttccgagaataccggaacgcgaaaacaccagccgtctttacgacacgaatcgacagatcgagatttcattcttcaacaaaccagatcgggacataacaccacaaggttacaaagttgtgggcgtaccgctcacatacctaatctttccaaccgaaacaacgagaaaattgtacgagatgttcaaaacaactatacatacatgtatacaaaatactcacctagatacatcggtgtgcaaggactacagggaactccagttaaccaagcggaaacgatccattcaacaggaagttacattcttGCTCAACGCCCCCTCGGAAGACTCAGGAAAACGTCtatacagcatttcgtacgccttggggccaataagaatgggatatcaacaggcaatcaggatcaacgagaaggaccggagtgtaaattacaacgccactatatacataatatacaaaccagACGAAAACACTCAGTTAACCGcccactttcgtctcaaagacgatgatccacttcctcaaggatcagaattcgaatacatcgttgaccaaacaataagaatccagaacagtaatatctgtatcacggaaggagaagcaggccgactaattgttgctaaatgctcagaattttcaacacggtggattctagatcaacaaaaccatcaattaatttcacaagaatcgtatctctgtattacactaggaacataccaagctatcatattgacagaatgcagagatgataagaacagcgtaacacaaaaatggatctttgaaactgtcaacaccaatccagacatcatagaaaatttcccagacacaactttagcagaaatgcaggaaattcaacaagaacaacggaaggcaatcacaaccacgattaattcgccgctatttggaggaattttaaaaactaatcacggtagcggaaatataatctgggatatgattgcctggggcctattgaaaaacggaaaaacaccaaacgaaaaatgtctaacacaccatggagtaaacaagcaaatgacattagaagaatgcgacaaagagtggccgcaatgtcaagaagaactaagaaaactaattaacagcaacgatccattagtacaatcacaaacaatggtagccaactgtagcaaagcaacagaacgaggacaagctttcgaatatacatctgatttcaccatcagaccgttcaacacaaacacctgtatcaaagccaatacgacaatgctagtACTTCAAGAGTGCGCTagcaccagctcaatctggggcacatttgagcacacaggacagctcatggcaacagatagaactgggctacattcaccctcatcagacaggaagtgtctcacacagagagtaggacgggtgaccctggggcattgtcacagctccagccaaaaacaacactttaactttgaatatcgcaacccacaccaaatacggactctctcagcggcagccatcatagcactgcacactaaacagccattggacgggaaaacactcccaaccataccaccactaatgaaaagagaggataacaaccaatcagagaacagcaaaactttggccacaccccctgccacgcccacaacagaaaaacacacaacaacgacaagcgttacaacgactacaaagcccacaataaaaaccacattgggaacaacagcaaaaacaacggtaaaaagcactacgacaattaaaccagttacaagcacagcagctagcaaacccaccacaacacagaaagtgacaactaaacccagtatgacatcaacgtcaacaaaacccaccacaactacaaaaccaataatcacatcgacaagcactaaacccaccactactactagacctacggcaactgctaagataacttcaacttcaacaaccactacaactacaaaacttacgacaacaacaacaatggccactacaacaagttccacaacaacagagaaaacagcaaagcctactacgacaagttcaacaacaacggaggaaacaacaacgcctactacgacaagttccacaacaaccgcgacaacaacgacgcaTCAGCCAAGCTCAATAACGACGAGCACAAAAACAGTAAGCGAAAGTTCGACGACCCAACAATCATCAACACATACTGCCGGAGTAACCCCTTTAGCACTAACGggaacaacgtctacaacagaaggaactcaaattcaggccatcgaagAAAGCAGTATTCGAAACTTACCGTTAGCTgattctttgataatttcaatggatcaaaaagctgaagatacatcaaacaatgaaaatttagaagccgatttacccaaaaacattgaagaattcaacgacaaaattaaatacgaaataagtaaaatgcacgaccaatataagataaacatcgaaactgaacacgaaaacaagttggcaaaagaaattcgggacgtttattgtcaactatcagcaatcaaaagaacacaagcagttatattagcccaaaccaacggaattttagcagcagtagcagtaggtttaccaatctgcacaagactacaaggcttcggtcaagcaatgacacttcaacaatgcgaggcaaaaagaatttttatatcagcaaacgaaaccaaatgtggatttcagccgttttttacttacgaaggaaaaaactgtacgattggaacagatggatggtcaattcatccatattctgattgtttctggaaaacacctttggtaaatttaaatggaaatccacacacatgggaacacaattctacgacaggagattggatacgccagaaacctagcattcacatgcctaatttagacctcatttcagaatttgaagaactccatcttaacgatttcgacttcgcgctgaaaagccatccagcacacgagacgatggaaatggaacaattaaatattctaaatgacctagttggcagaatgcaagaaggcaactccaattctgttggagacattgtaatgtcagaacaacaagataatcaaataggaaacatgttctcatggttcgacaaactaaaaataattggtCTATCAGCGATAGGATTTGTactattcctcgtatgtttacgaatcttcattatttgcaaccccatctcgaagataaaagaacatatccgcagaaaacggaactttacaaccagatacgatgatggcgtagaggaagaacacgaactcgcatcaatgataccggcacgagaaacaaattaccattcggaaatagcaatcgaacaaccgttcctAAGAACAACCGCCCCTGCACAactaacaacagaaagacaaggtcaaatgcgccctccccgaccaagtgcaccaaattcattaatttaccCCTCTATCGAAACAACTGACACAATCAcacgatgtacaggaaaacacaccatgtgcacttacgtcgtcggatatggcatggtttgggaagacctatgccgTTGCATGTCCGAAACAGACAATAGTAATTCAGccagaaagtaaaagtcccaaggtcattgaaattaaaagtagccactaaacataacccctgacaaatttaattaattacaaaataaattagctcccagaaaataacacacttatcagcatttttttttttccgaccacttaggtgatttttaaaatatatcccATACTCgtaactttatagtaaaacaaagaGTAGAGACAAAACccgaataacaattttgtattccaaaCTAACATGaactaaaaaattcaaaatagaaacctttgggatagacaaaacaaaaattacaaacccaaataacatttttttttcctcgactaaaacaaaaaaaaaaaaaaaaaaaaaaagtcaataacaaaatcatcgGAGAAAAAGCAGTGTAGTGTAACAAAGAACGACAGAAACTaacgcacgaagaaaaagaaagacgcaagaacccctataagaaaagacaatgacttaaaaaggaaaatagaaagttcAAAATGTAACGGTATATTCATCAATTCGCCCCACGGCGAAATAGAAGACGGAACAcattaaaatagaagaaactacctgttttgaaattaagaagaggggaacaagaatttatgaaaaactcTGCAAAAGAAGACTTTTCAAAAAACTAACCTCTTCCCAGTGTTTCAACGACATAATTCAGACAAAGTTCTACAAAGAAAAGTGTCATCACAAGTCAACCTTTActctaaaaatggaaaacaacaacatcactcAGGATAACGCAATGGACGTAACCATCAtcccacaagaagaaaaagaatacgaaTTAATATACATTAGTGATACTGAAAGTGAGAATAGCCAGCAGGagtacaaagaaaaggaaagtgctAAAAATGCAGATGTGAACAAGCAGATAGTGAAAAATGTGGAATGGAACGGAATCAAAACcgagaaaaacgatttttccgaactagagagaaaaaggaaagacatcAGTGAATCAAGTGACGACGACACTGAGGAGGTAAATGCCTATAGTGAAATGGAACCCGATCTGGATAGTACCTACAGTACCGAAtttatattggaaaataacagtgacaccGGTTTCCAATATGACCCACCCCACGGTACCGAATTGGAAAATGTTAGTGACACCGACCTCCAATGTGAACCGCCCAAAAAACGGAGCAGACCGAATAACcaacaaagggaaacagaaaCATGCAAGAACTGTCGGATGAAGACAATAGCACCCCTTTCAACAGAACAAGCAGAGAAGATTCAACTGCACCGACAGGCTACTATTGACTTGGAAGACGGAAAACTTTGTCTATcaatgatggaagctacactaCCAACTATAAGAAGATGCATCCAAAAAAGATTAGAATCGCTAGGATGTTGGCCACGACAAAAAATGGCCATATTCCTTAATAAAAGATACGAGGAAGGACGTACCCTGCTCCACACCAGTATACAAAAAGTAAGGTACGACATAACTGATGCTCTACTTGCCTATGGGGCAAACCCCGAGATAATGTATCGAAGCAGCACAATTGGACACATGGCAGCGGAAAATAACGACTTATTCCTGGTAAGGATACTAAAACACCACAACTGCGAGTTCACAAATCGCAATAAAGACGGAGAAACCCCGCTAATGACAGCAATATCACACGAACATGAGGAATGCGCACGCCTAATTTCGACACCAACAAACATCAAAATAGCAACCAGCAAGGGCAGAACCATCTTGCATTACCTCGCCAGATATGGACTCGAAGACTTGGCTACGCAAATCtgtacaaaaagaataattgacGTCAACCAGCAAGACGAAACGGGCACAACTGCCTTACACGAAGCAGTGAAATATAAACGACTGGACATGATCGAATTACTGCTTCTACATGGAGcagataaaaagataaaagacaaCCGTGGACATACGGCTGTAGCAAATAATAACAGCACAAACATACAATAATCAAGACAAAGGTGGAACGAGTTATTCAACCATAGTCATCATTAGTATTCATAGAAGCAGCTGTAGTTGGtgacggaaaaagaagaaggagaacaatttctgctaaaaattcaggtgaaggaacaagttttttatattatccGTAAAACAATAGTCGGTGatggaaacacacacattggaggaccaattcttctcatcgaagaggggaaggaatgtaacgagcccacaggctatccgaagacagccacaccctcaacatccctcaagcgtttcacaagtgaaagtgaacgtgtcccctcccattttaccttcattttgtatgtgtgttagtagtataaatactgcatgattgtaacatgtaattcggacttgttacgacaatccactgcaatacacgaggtttgaaactttacagTACGACAGGAACCGCTCCGAATCACGAGAGCGACCATACAGTCGAGACCGATACCAAAACAGAAGCTATCACAACAGGGATAGAAACGATTCGCG from Daphnia carinata strain CSIRO-1 unplaced genomic scaffold, CSIRO_AGI_Dcar_HiC_V3 NW_026453031.1___fragment_2___debris, whole genome shotgun sequence includes the following:
- the LOC130695428 gene encoding ankyrin repeat domain-containing protein 1-like, whose translation is MENNNITQDNAMDVTIIPQEEKEYELIYISDTESENSQQEYKEKESAKNADVNKQIVKNVEWNGIKTEKNDFSELERKRKDISESSDDDTEEVNAYSEMEPDLDSTYSTEFILENNSDTGFQYDPPHGTELENVSDTDLQCEPPKKRSRPNNQQRETETCKNCRMKTIAPLSTEQAEKIQLHRQATIDLEDGKLCLSMMEATLPTIRRCIQKRLESLGCWPRQKMAIFLNKRYEEGRTLLHTSIQKVRYDITDALLAYGANPEIMYRSSTIGHMAAENNDLFLVRILKHHNCEFTNRNKDGETPLMTAISHEHEECARLISTPTNIKIATSKGRTILHYLARYGLEDLATQICTKRIIDVNQQDETGTTALHEAVKYKRLDMIELLLLHGADKKIKDNRGHTAVANNNSTNIQ